From a region of the Selenomonadales bacterium genome:
- a CDS encoding Trk family potassium uptake protein, which yields MNEDKPKRFWQDKHLSPYQTLTLGFLALIVIGTMLLMLPVASASGEGLSFIDALFMATSAVCVTGLSVVDLQYGFSYFGQIVIVLLIQIGGLGLMTISTLMAILIGKKIQLRDRMAMKEALNQFSMDGLVRLTIRIIQLTLLLEFIGGTILAIRWYGEYGPIGIYYGYWHSVSAFCNAGFALFGERSDLLTLYAHDLVVVIVITLLVILGGLGFAVLSDIWQKRRFRDYMLQSKIVLVTSGILIVLGTVGFLGLEYSNMATIGAESFPHKVMSSYFHSVTARTAGIATVDFEQLRGATMFFLILLMFVGASPCSTGSGIKTTTLAVMVIAIWTLVRGRRDTVLFDRKIPEAIIYKAFAVTFMAASLVIVISMLLSIMEDFAFLAILFEVVSAFSTVGLSVGITQELGDPAKLLLAFTMFAGRVGPITMAAALAYRLKRDIIHYPEGKVTIG from the coding sequence ATGAATGAAGATAAGCCAAAGCGATTTTGGCAAGATAAACATTTGAGTCCGTATCAGACATTGACGCTTGGTTTCCTTGCCTTGATCGTGATCGGGACGATGCTTTTGATGCTCCCTGTTGCGTCTGCAAGTGGTGAGGGGCTTTCTTTTATTGATGCGCTTTTCATGGCGACGTCGGCGGTCTGTGTAACGGGATTGTCTGTCGTTGACCTGCAATACGGGTTTTCGTATTTTGGGCAGATCGTCATTGTGCTCTTGATACAGATCGGTGGTCTTGGTCTTATGACGATATCGACGTTGATGGCGATACTCATCGGTAAGAAGATACAGCTTCGTGACCGTATGGCAATGAAGGAGGCACTCAATCAGTTTTCGATGGACGGTTTGGTAAGGCTCACGATACGGATTATCCAGTTGACGCTTCTCTTGGAGTTCATCGGTGGGACGATCCTTGCGATCCGTTGGTACGGTGAGTATGGGCCAATCGGCATTTATTATGGATATTGGCATAGTGTATCGGCGTTTTGTAATGCAGGGTTTGCGCTCTTTGGTGAGCGAAGTGACCTTTTGACGCTGTATGCGCATGATCTGGTCGTTGTGATCGTAATTACACTGCTTGTTATTCTGGGCGGTCTCGGTTTTGCGGTGTTGTCTGATATTTGGCAGAAACGTCGGTTCCGTGATTATATGCTTCAGAGCAAGATCGTTTTGGTGACGAGCGGTATTTTGATCGTGCTTGGTACGGTTGGGTTCTTGGGACTGGAGTACAGTAATATGGCGACGATCGGGGCGGAGAGTTTTCCGCATAAGGTCATGTCGAGTTATTTCCATTCGGTCACGGCGCGTACGGCAGGTATTGCAACGGTCGATTTTGAGCAGCTTCGCGGAGCAACGATGTTTTTCTTGATACTTTTGATGTTCGTTGGGGCATCGCCGTGCTCGACGGGGAGTGGTATCAAGACGACGACGCTTGCTGTTATGGTGATCGCGATATGGACGCTTGTCCGTGGTCGTCGTGATACTGTTTTGTTTGACAGAAAGATCCCCGAGGCAATTATTTATAAGGCGTTTGCCGTAACATTCATGGCGGCGAGCCTTGTTATCGTTATTTCGATGCTGCTCAGCATTATGGAAGATTTTGCATTTTTGGCGATCTTGTTTGAGGTCGTGTCTGCTTTCTCGACGGTTGGGCTTTCGGTCGGTATCACGCAAGAACTGGGTGATCCGGCAAAATTACTTTTGGCATTTACAATGTTCGCTGGTCGTGTCGGGCCTATTACGATGGCGGCGGCACTTGCGTATAGATTGAAACGTGATATCATTCATTATCCAGAAGGAAAAGTGACGATCGGATAA
- a CDS encoding TrkA family potassium uptake protein — translation MSKEKQFAVIGLGRFGRSIARHLHTMGYEVLAVDRSYELVQSFSDEVTHVVQADTTDENALKALGIRNFDVVIVAIGEDMQANVLTVVQLKELGVPYVVAKARNLLHGKLLEKIGADSIVYPERDMAKRVAYSLTSRNIMDYIELSPEYSIAEVGVPKSIAGKSLIESNVRAKYGLNVVAIKRNDKLILPPNPHDVIEKDDIIVVVGSNEGMKRWEDLK, via the coding sequence ATGAGTAAGGAAAAACAGTTTGCTGTTATCGGATTGGGTCGATTCGGGCGGAGTATTGCACGCCATTTGCATACGATGGGATATGAGGTGTTGGCGGTCGATCGCAGTTATGAATTGGTGCAGTCGTTCAGCGATGAAGTAACGCATGTGGTACAGGCCGATACGACTGATGAGAATGCCTTGAAGGCTCTCGGTATTCGCAATTTTGATGTTGTTATCGTTGCGATCGGTGAGGATATGCAGGCGAACGTATTGACGGTCGTTCAGCTCAAGGAGCTTGGGGTACCGTATGTCGTTGCGAAAGCGCGCAATCTTTTGCATGGGAAGCTTCTTGAGAAGATCGGTGCGGATAGTATCGTATATCCCGAGAGAGATATGGCGAAACGTGTTGCGTACAGTTTGACGTCGCGCAATATTATGGATTATATCGAGCTTTCGCCCGAGTACAGCATTGCCGAGGTTGGTGTGCCGAAGAGTATTGCAGGTAAGAGTCTTATCGAATCGAATGTTCGTGCGAAGTATGGCTTGAACGTAGTGGCTATCAAGCGAAATGATAAGTTGATATTGCCGCCGAATCCGCATGATGTGATCGAAAAAGACGATATTATTGTCGTTGTCGGCAGTAATGAAGGGATGAAACGATGGGAAGATTTGAAGTAG